One region of Ensifer sp. WSM1721 genomic DNA includes:
- the nifA gene encoding nif-specific transcriptional activator NifA, giving the protein MLRDRVDERGRSESSIKTQADLSLSGIYQISKVLTAPTRLEITLANVVNTLPSLLDMRHGAIVVLERDEEPEFVATAGVTRPPQSGNDRAIPQAVLDEIVATEAPVFIPDISKSELFPADFQTSNSGAPPTSFIGVPLKAERKILGALSIYCVSDCTAGFRRDEDVRFLTMVANLIGRTIWLHRTLELDGQQPAHEQGNGETSPSAERRDTSRHPRARIGWLIGESPSVKQVLETVSAVATTNTTVLLRGESGTGKEFFAQAIHELSPRSKKPFVKLNCAALSEGVLESELFGHEKGAFTGAISQRPGRFELANGGTLLLDEIGEISAAFQAKLLRVLQEGELERVGGTKTLKVDVRLICATNRNLETAVANGEFRADLYYRISVVPIVLPPLRERPGDIPRLARVFLDRFNRENGRELSFAPSALDVLSQCYFPGNVRELENCVRRTATLAHSRTIVASDFACRNSQCLSSLLWKGTDCSPGGNAIDQISRSSKIPGSLPLSERSVRASQSEVSPAKGCDPKDPACPAMDSRLTERERLIDAMEKAGWVQAKAARILGLTPRQVGYALRRLGVAVKKF; this is encoded by the coding sequence ATGCTGCGCGATCGGGTCGACGAAAGAGGGCGGTCCGAATCCTCCATAAAAACCCAGGCGGATCTCTCGCTCAGCGGAATCTACCAGATATCGAAGGTCCTGACCGCTCCTACCCGGCTCGAGATTACGCTTGCCAATGTCGTGAACACCCTCCCCTCGCTGCTGGATATGCGTCACGGAGCAATCGTCGTCCTGGAAAGGGACGAAGAGCCGGAGTTCGTCGCAACTGCCGGCGTCACGCGCCCGCCTCAATCAGGCAATGACCGAGCAATACCGCAGGCCGTGCTGGACGAGATTGTCGCTACGGAGGCGCCGGTATTCATTCCGGATATCAGCAAGTCCGAACTATTTCCGGCTGATTTCCAAACGTCAAACAGTGGCGCCCCGCCAACCAGCTTTATAGGTGTCCCGCTAAAGGCAGAGCGCAAAATACTTGGGGCCTTATCGATCTACTGCGTCAGCGATTGCACGGCCGGCTTCCGCCGCGACGAGGACGTACGCTTTCTGACCATGGTCGCCAATCTTATCGGCCGGACCATTTGGCTCCATCGCACCCTGGAGCTGGACGGTCAGCAGCCCGCCCACGAGCAAGGGAACGGCGAGACATCTCCTAGCGCGGAGAGACGCGACACCAGTCGGCATCCGCGTGCCAGAATCGGCTGGCTCATCGGGGAAAGTCCGTCAGTCAAACAGGTGCTGGAAACCGTTTCGGCCGTGGCAACGACCAATACAACTGTGCTTCTGCGAGGTGAAAGCGGGACCGGAAAGGAATTCTTTGCACAAGCCATCCATGAGCTTTCACCTCGGAGTAAGAAGCCTTTCGTCAAATTGAACTGCGCCGCACTGTCCGAAGGCGTTCTGGAGTCGGAGCTGTTTGGGCACGAAAAGGGTGCCTTTACCGGCGCCATCTCGCAACGCCCGGGCCGTTTCGAATTGGCGAATGGAGGAACGCTGTTACTTGATGAGATAGGTGAGATTTCGGCTGCCTTTCAAGCCAAGCTGTTGCGCGTCCTGCAGGAAGGCGAACTGGAGCGGGTGGGCGGCACGAAAACGCTTAAGGTCGACGTTCGACTCATATGCGCCACCAATAGAAATCTTGAGACAGCTGTCGCCAATGGGGAGTTCAGGGCTGACCTCTATTACCGCATTAGTGTGGTACCGATTGTTTTGCCGCCGCTTAGAGAACGACCCGGCGATATTCCACGGCTTGCAAGGGTTTTCCTCGACCGGTTCAACAGGGAGAATGGTCGCGAGCTCTCCTTCGCGCCCTCGGCACTTGACGTTCTCTCGCAATGTTATTTCCCCGGAAACGTCCGTGAGCTGGAAAACTGCGTGCGACGAACGGCAACACTCGCGCATTCAAGGACTATCGTTGCTTCGGATTTCGCCTGCAGGAACAGTCAGTGCCTCTCTTCACTACTCTGGAAAGGAACCGACTGTTCTCCCGGCGGCAATGCCATCGATCAGATCAGTCGGAGTAGTAAGATTCCGGGTTCTTTGCCGCTCTCGGAAAGATCCGTCCGCGCCTCGCAGAGCGAGGTCTCGCCCGCCAAGGGCTGCGATCCGAAGGACCCCGCTTGCCCCGCTATGGACTCGCGTTTGACGGAGCGCGAGCGGCTGATCGACGCGATGGAGAAGGCCGGCTGGGTACAGGCCAAGGCGGCTCGTATCCTCGGCCTCACGCCGCGTCAGGTGGGCTATGCTCTACGTCGGCTTGGTGTTGCAGTGAAGAAGTTCTAA
- the nifB gene encoding nitrogenase cofactor biosynthesis protein NifB gives MSARMTALESLTRTTSLDQLQTPAKSGGCASSSCGSPSQPNDVNSAAWEKIKDHPCYSEEAHHYFARMHVAVAPACNIQCHYCNRKFDCANESRPGVVSEKLTPDQALRKVIAVANEVPQLSVLGIAGPGDACYDWRKTKATCERVAKEIPDIKLCISTNGLALAEHVDELAEMNVDHVTITINMIDPEIGAKIYPWIFHDHRRYTGIEAARILHKRQMLGLEMLTERGILTKINSVMIPGVNDEHLIEVNKWVKERGAFLHNVMPLISDPAHGTHYGLTGQRGPRAIELKALRNRLEGGAKLMRHCRQCRADAVGLLGEDRGQEFTLDQVPGEITYDASKRETYRDVVARERGDYITAKNDAIGMIKDAGSGGSLLVAVATKGGGRINEHFGHAKEFQVYEASAMGIKFVEHRKVEQYCLGGWGEETTLERVLAVLEGIDILLCAKIGDCPKHQLTEAGLRATDAFGYDYIETAISTLYAAEFGAEPLPTRA, from the coding sequence ATGTCCGCACGGATGACTGCGCTTGAGAGCCTCACCAGAACGACATCCTTAGACCAGTTGCAAACGCCCGCGAAGTCCGGTGGCTGTGCATCCTCCTCCTGCGGCTCCCCCTCACAGCCCAATGATGTGAACTCAGCTGCATGGGAGAAGATCAAGGATCATCCCTGCTATTCAGAAGAAGCCCACCACTATTTTGCGCGAATGCATGTAGCGGTTGCGCCTGCCTGCAACATCCAGTGCCACTACTGCAATCGCAAATTTGACTGCGCCAACGAAAGCCGGCCTGGTGTCGTTTCGGAGAAGTTGACGCCAGACCAGGCGCTACGCAAAGTCATTGCGGTCGCCAATGAGGTGCCGCAGCTTTCCGTGCTCGGCATCGCCGGACCGGGCGATGCCTGTTACGACTGGAGGAAGACTAAGGCGACATGTGAACGGGTCGCCAAGGAAATCCCCGATATCAAGCTTTGTATCTCCACGAACGGCCTGGCGCTGGCGGAACATGTCGACGAACTCGCTGAAATGAACGTGGACCACGTGACGATCACCATTAACATGATCGATCCGGAAATTGGCGCAAAGATATATCCTTGGATTTTTCATGACCACCGCCGCTACACCGGAATCGAAGCAGCCAGGATTCTGCACAAGCGGCAGATGCTGGGTTTGGAGATGCTGACCGAGCGTGGCATTCTCACCAAGATCAATTCGGTGATGATCCCCGGCGTCAACGACGAACACCTGATCGAGGTGAACAAATGGGTCAAGGAGCGCGGCGCGTTCCTGCACAATGTAATGCCGCTGATTTCCGACCCCGCCCACGGTACTCATTACGGCCTGACCGGGCAGCGCGGCCCACGGGCGATCGAACTGAAGGCACTTCGAAATCGTCTTGAAGGTGGTGCCAAGTTGATGCGCCATTGCCGGCAGTGCCGGGCCGATGCTGTCGGCCTGCTCGGCGAGGATCGTGGCCAGGAATTCACGCTCGACCAGGTTCCCGGTGAGATCACCTACGACGCTAGCAAGCGCGAGACCTATCGGGACGTGGTCGCCCGCGAGCGAGGCGACTACATAACGGCCAAGAACGACGCGATCGGGATGATCAAGGATGCAGGTTCCGGCGGGTCGCTTCTCGTGGCGGTGGCGACCAAGGGCGGCGGTCGTATCAACGAACACTTCGGTCATGCCAAGGAATTCCAAGTTTACGAAGCCTCGGCAATGGGAATCAAGTTCGTGGAGCACCGCAAGGTCGAGCAGTACTGCCTCGGCGGCTGGGGCGAAGAGACCACACTCGAGCGTGTCCTCGCTGTGCTCGAAGGCATAGATATCCTCCTGTGCGCCAAAATCGGAGATTGCCCCAAGCATCAGCTCACGGAAGCTGGTCTGCGTGCAACAGACGCTTTTGGCTATGACTACATCGAGACGGCCATCAGCACGCTTTACGCCGCCGAGTTTGGGGCTGAACCACTGCCGACCAGGGCTTGA